The stretch of DNA CGCACATGAGTCACTCACGCGTACGTGTCTACGTGCACGTCGCACAGCCGCCACCGCGGCTTCCACGGCGCGAGGTGCTGCTCCCCCGGCCGACCTGGCCCTGCCGCAGCCGCTGGACGATGCGGTAGTCCTAGGTAATGGTCGTGGCGTGAGAGACGGAGACACGTATCGGGATGCAGTTTTAGCGGACTAGAATGGTTGCTTCACCCCTCGTTACGTCCTTGGCGTGTGCTCGTCTACCTGTGCAGAAAAACGCCGAAGCCCACCGAGCCTGCAACAAAACAAAAACGAAATCACTAGCATGGTAGAGAGCCCAGCTAGAACTCTCCCACTACTGTGGGCTAAATCGAATTCTTTCTTTGTCTCGAAAAAAAATATAAATTCTTTCATGGAAAACAAGCGAAAGCCCAGACGTTCTTTGtctcagaaaagaaaataaattcttTCTTGGAAAAGAAGCGAAAGCCCAGACGGAGAAGCAACAAGGCAAGGCAGGGAGAGGAACACCGATCCCCCACTCCACCCCACCCCggagaggagaagagaagagaagagaagagaagaaaagaaaagatccGATCCGGCGGATCGAAGCGCAACCACCGTCTCGACGTCTCGCCTCGCCCTATCCGTTTCCTCCGTTTCACACTCTCCTCCCCTTCCTTGGTATAAGTCCTCCCTTGCTATTTCCGCCTCACATCCGACCACAAATCCGCACCCCGGACGCCCCCAGGACCACCGGCAGCAGCAGCCATGACGCCCTCCGCCGTCGCCAACCTAGCCGGCGCCTCCCCGCTGCCCGCCTTCGCGCCGAGGCCCAGGTCCAGGCCCAACTCGGCCAGCCCGGGCCCGTTCGGGCCCGCGCCGCGccggctcgccgtcgccgccccgccgcgggCCTTCTTCTCCTCGGCTCCCTACCAGCCGCCGGAGCCGGAGGGCTACTCCTCCGTCCGCGAGTACGGCCTCGTGCCCATGGTCGTCGAGACCACCTCCCGCGGGGAGCGCGCCTACGACATCTTCTCCCGCCTGCTCAAGGAGCGGATCGTCTGCATCCACGGGCCCATCGCCGACGAGACGGCGTCCCTCGTCGTCGCGCAGCTGCTCTTCCTCGAGTCCGAGAACCCGCTCAAGCCCAtcagcctctacatcaactcccccGGGGGCGTCGTCACCGCCGGGCTCGCCATCTACGACACCATGCAGTACATCCGCTGCCCCGTCAACACCATCTGCATCGGCCAGGCCGCCTCCATGGgctccctcctcctcgccgccggcgcGCGCGGGGAGAGGCGGGCGCTGCCCAACGCCAGGGTCATGATCCACCAGCCCTCCGGCGGGGCCCAGGGCCAGGCCACCGACATCGCCATCCAGGCCAAGGAGATACTCAAGCTGCGCGACCGCCTCAACAAGATCTACGCCAAGCACACGGGCCAGAACATCGACAAGATCGAGCAGTGCATGGAGCGTGACCTTTTCATGGACCCCGAGGAGGCCCGCGAATGGGGGCTTATAGACGAGGTCATCGAGAACCGCCCGGCCTCCCTCATGCCTGAGGGCCTCAGTGCCGTTGACCCGCCTCACCACGGTGGGGGCGCCGGCGCCAACGGCCGTGGCAGGGACAGGGATATGGAGGAGCCCTCCGCGGTATGAGGGGTGGCCAGGCCACAAAGGTGAAACCTTTTTCTGAGTCCGGTGGCTATGTTGTTTGTTGTTAGATCTAAGTTTTGATTCCTAATACAGCAGGTCAACTTGGTATCCTCTTCCTGTTGTTTCAATTGCCTGAACTGAGCTATTGCCGATATTTATTGCAACTCGTAAAAAGGAATTTCGTTCCTTTGATACTGATAAATTGATAGTGTGGTGAATATCAGTTATACGATCAATTTCAAGTCACAGCATGAAAACATGTTGTTCTTTTCTTCCCATTAGATTTTCTTTGTTTTCTGTCAACGGCCAATTAGTTTTATGATGATGTTTTCTTTATATGCAGTATATGATGTACTTAGAGATGCATCAGTTGTCATTCTGTTCCTGTCCTTTTAGGCTAACAAGCATACACCATCACTATGGTGTTGTCCAATGTTCTTattcactactccctccgtcccacaatataagatcgtttttcaaGCTTGGACGGAGAGAGTATAAGGTTAATTTCCAGAATCACTCAAGCCAAGAGGCATTAGCAGAAGTGTAGTTTATGTAGAGTTACTTACTTGAACTGTTATTAGGAGCTTAGTGTTTAGAGATGACTGGATTAACCAACTTTGAAGAATGGTTTAGCATGTCTAGAAGTGTCAATATTTGGTCAAGCATTAAGCTATACAATTAGGAGGTAgaattctactccctctgtaaacaaatataagacgttttagagacTTGACACAAGTCTCTAAAACCTCATTTGTGTACAGCAGTTGTAAGTAGCTTGTGGTGTTGAGTTAGTTCAGATACAAGCTATGTGATTCATCCGGCGCTTCAGCCTTAGCAAACATCCAGAATGTGTTGCAGAGTTGCAGTATA from Triticum dicoccoides isolate Atlit2015 ecotype Zavitan chromosome 6A, WEW_v2.0, whole genome shotgun sequence encodes:
- the LOC119317209 gene encoding ATP-dependent Clp protease proteolytic subunit-like, producing MTPSAVANLAGASPLPAFAPRPRSRPNSASPGPFGPAPRRLAVAAPPRAFFSSAPYQPPEPEGYSSVREYGLVPMVVETTSRGERAYDIFSRLLKERIVCIHGPIADETASLVVAQLLFLESENPLKPISLYINSPGGVVTAGLAIYDTMQYIRCPVNTICIGQAASMGSLLLAAGARGERRALPNARVMIHQPSGGAQGQATDIAIQAKEILKLRDRLNKIYAKHTGQNIDKIEQCMERDLFMDPEEAREWGLIDEVIENRPASLMPEGLSAVDPPHHGGGAGANGRGRDRDMEEPSAV